In one Mycobacteriales bacterium genomic region, the following are encoded:
- a CDS encoding cytochrome ubiquinol oxidase subunit I yields MSALDVARWQFAVTTVYHFLFVPLTIGLSLLTAGMQTAWVRTDDTKYLRMTRFWGKLFLINFAIGVATGIVQEFQFGMNWSAYSRFVGDIFGAPLAMEGLLAFFLESTFLGLWIFGWDKLPKKVHLATIWLASIGTAISAYFILAANSWMQHPVGYKIDHARNRAELTSIWKLLTNSTALVTFPHVIFGAFITAGAFMLGVAAWHLRKQRDVELHRTSMRLALVTVFVASIGVIVSGHIQGQVMTRQQPMKMAAAEALYHTEKPASFSLFTIGSLNGKKEIYSLRVPRVLSFLATGSFSGKVEGINEIQSEYQQLYGPGSYTPDIPVTYWTFRLMMGFGFLAGLLSVAGLWLSRRRRAPAGKWFVRAALWGMALPYLANTAGWLFTEMGRQPWTVFGLMQTKNAVSPTVGLGSVITSFAIFTLLYGVLAFVNVRLMIQTIRGGAPTEESLTTTDGAAPALAFSY; encoded by the coding sequence GTGAGCGCTCTCGACGTCGCCCGGTGGCAGTTCGCCGTCACAACCGTCTACCACTTCCTGTTCGTTCCCCTCACGATCGGCCTGTCGCTGCTCACTGCGGGCATGCAGACGGCCTGGGTGCGGACGGACGACACGAAGTACCTGCGCATGACGCGGTTCTGGGGCAAGTTGTTCTTGATCAACTTCGCGATCGGCGTCGCCACGGGGATCGTGCAGGAGTTCCAGTTCGGGATGAACTGGTCGGCGTACTCGCGATTCGTCGGAGACATCTTCGGAGCGCCGCTTGCGATGGAGGGCCTGCTCGCCTTCTTCCTCGAGTCGACGTTCCTCGGGTTGTGGATCTTCGGGTGGGACAAGCTGCCGAAGAAGGTGCACCTCGCGACCATCTGGCTGGCTTCGATCGGTACGGCGATCAGCGCCTACTTCATCCTGGCCGCCAACTCCTGGATGCAGCACCCGGTGGGTTACAAGATCGACCATGCGAGGAACCGGGCCGAGCTCACAAGCATCTGGAAGCTGCTGACCAACTCGACGGCCCTGGTCACGTTCCCGCACGTGATCTTCGGCGCATTCATCACGGCCGGAGCGTTCATGCTCGGCGTCGCCGCCTGGCATCTGCGCAAGCAACGTGATGTCGAGCTGCACCGGACATCGATGCGCCTCGCGCTCGTCACCGTGTTCGTAGCCTCCATCGGTGTCATCGTGTCCGGTCACATCCAGGGCCAGGTCATGACCCGGCAGCAACCGATGAAGATGGCGGCCGCGGAAGCGCTGTACCACACCGAGAAGCCGGCATCGTTCTCACTGTTCACGATCGGCAGCCTCAACGGGAAGAAGGAGATCTACAGCCTTCGGGTGCCGCGGGTGCTGTCGTTCCTCGCGACCGGCAGCTTCTCCGGCAAGGTCGAGGGGATCAACGAGATCCAGTCCGAGTACCAGCAGCTCTACGGGCCGGGCAGCTACACGCCCGACATCCCGGTCACCTACTGGACGTTCCGCCTGATGATGGGCTTCGGCTTCCTCGCCGGCCTGCTGTCGGTCGCCGGCTTGTGGCTCAGCCGCCGGCGCCGCGCACCCGCGGGCAAGTGGTTCGTGCGGGCCGCGTTGTGGGGGATGGCACTGCCTTACCTCGCGAACACCGCCGGTTGGCTGTTCACCGAGATGGGCCGGCAGCCGTGGACGGTCTTCGGTCTCATGCAGACCAAGAACGCCGTCTCTCCGACCGTCGGTCTCGGCTCGGTCATCACGAGCTTCGCGATCTTCACCCTGCTCTACGGGGTCCTCGCGTTCGTCAACGTACGGCTGATGATCCAGACGATCCGCGGCGGCGCGCCGACCGAGGAGTCACTGACGACCACCGACGGCGCCGCGCCGGCGTTGGCGTTCTCCTACTAG